In Nonomuraea sp. NBC_00507, the following are encoded in one genomic region:
- a CDS encoding AMP-binding protein, with protein sequence MIGRLAELGGFGIEAVVTLTRNGLLAPVPPAALARMVEAYRHFHVSPAAGVAMAAARWPERRAVVDEAGSLTFAELNERAAALASGLRGRHGVGPGRTVAVMWPNDRGFVTAVAAVSRLGADLLLLNTGLAGPRLREVLRREGAHALIAAPDLPPVDFAGPRITDLDELTREGGLSGAGPHEPPRRAGRLVLLTSGTTGTPKGAPRSLSPAGLAEPFISMLATVPLRSGEPLLIAPPLFHGLGLLWYGAALVFGCPVVLLRRFDAGAVLDALAAERAGALVAVPIMLKRLLACAPRPLPDLRVVLCGGSALPPALGTAFMDAYGEVLYNLYGSTEAGWASLATPADLRAAPGTVGRPPRGATVRVAGPDGAEQPPGEVGRVLVAGGLTFTGAADGLLITGDLGHRDDSGLLFIDGRDDDMIVSGGENVFPQEVENLLARRPGVADVAVLGVPDEEYGQRLAAFVVPEEGTALSAEELRQAVKAELAGFKVPRDITFVDSVPRNQTGKVDRLKLVPRA encoded by the coding sequence ATGATCGGAAGGCTGGCGGAGCTGGGCGGCTTCGGGATCGAGGCCGTGGTCACGCTCACCCGCAACGGGCTCTTGGCGCCGGTGCCGCCTGCCGCGCTGGCGCGCATGGTGGAGGCGTACCGGCACTTCCACGTGAGCCCCGCCGCGGGCGTGGCCATGGCGGCGGCGCGCTGGCCGGAGCGGCGGGCTGTCGTGGATGAGGCGGGGTCGCTCACGTTCGCCGAGCTGAACGAGCGGGCGGCGGCGCTGGCCTCCGGCCTGCGCGGGCGGCATGGCGTGGGTCCTGGGCGGACGGTGGCGGTCATGTGGCCCAACGATCGCGGCTTCGTGACCGCGGTCGCCGCAGTGTCGCGGCTGGGCGCGGACCTGCTGCTGCTCAACACCGGGCTGGCCGGGCCGCGGCTGCGGGAGGTGCTGCGGCGCGAAGGCGCGCACGCGCTCATCGCGGCGCCGGACCTGCCGCCGGTGGACTTCGCCGGCCCCCGCATCACCGACCTCGACGAGCTCACCCGCGAGGGCGGCCTGAGCGGCGCCGGCCCGCACGAGCCGCCGCGCCGGGCCGGGCGGCTGGTGCTGCTCACCTCCGGCACCACCGGCACGCCCAAGGGCGCGCCGCGCTCGTTGTCGCCGGCCGGGCTGGCCGAGCCGTTCATCTCCATGCTCGCCACCGTGCCGCTGCGCAGCGGTGAGCCCCTGCTCATCGCGCCGCCGCTGTTCCACGGTCTCGGCCTGCTCTGGTACGGGGCCGCGCTGGTGTTCGGCTGCCCGGTCGTCCTGCTGCGCCGCTTCGACGCCGGGGCCGTGCTCGACGCACTCGCCGCCGAGCGGGCCGGTGCGCTGGTGGCCGTGCCGATCATGCTGAAGCGGCTACTGGCCTGCGCGCCCCGCCCGCTGCCGGACCTGCGGGTGGTGCTCTGCGGTGGTTCGGCGCTCCCGCCTGCCCTGGGCACCGCCTTCATGGACGCCTATGGTGAGGTGCTCTACAACCTGTACGGCTCGACCGAGGCCGGCTGGGCCTCCCTGGCCACACCGGCCGACCTGCGTGCCGCCCCCGGCACCGTTGGCCGGCCGCCACGCGGCGCCACGGTCCGCGTCGCGGGCCCGGACGGCGCCGAGCAGCCACCGGGCGAGGTGGGCCGAGTGCTCGTGGCCGGCGGCCTGACGTTCACCGGCGCCGCGGACGGTCTGCTGATCACCGGCGACCTGGGGCACCGCGACGACAGCGGGCTGCTGTTCATCGACGGCCGCGACGACGACATGATCGTCTCCGGCGGTGAGAACGTCTTCCCGCAGGAGGTCGAGAACCTCCTGGCCCGCCGGCCCGGCGTCGCGGATGTGGCCGTGCTCGGCGTGCCGGACGAGGAGTACGGCCAGCGCCTGGCGGCGTTCGTGGTCCCGGAGGAGGGAACGGCGCTGTCGGCCGAGGAGCTCAGGCAGGCGGTCAAGGCGGAACTGGCCGGGTTCAAGGTGCCACGCGACATCACGTTCGTGGACTCCGTGCCGCGCAACCAGACCGGCAAGGTGGACCGCCTCAAACTCGTCCCTCGCGCCTGA
- a CDS encoding TIGR03943 family putative permease subunit has protein sequence MSRQAQGWLLVVLGATLLSVSAFSAMYANYVRTGFRPALVATGAVLVALGLATAFRRRPGSHSPRVAWLLAAPVFAIVLVAPPPLGSYAARRHTGAPPPATAYAGPPAADLTLGEFIGRAHGTSLAGRRVRLTGFVVTSGHGWHLTRMRINCCAADALALEVTVNGAPAPPEDSWVRVTGTWVPWKDGIPSDYVPPAIAATEVVRIEPPAEPYEEPT, from the coding sequence GTGAGCCGCCAGGCCCAGGGGTGGCTGCTCGTGGTGCTCGGTGCGACCCTGCTGAGCGTGTCGGCGTTCTCGGCGATGTACGCCAACTACGTCAGAACCGGCTTCCGGCCCGCGCTCGTCGCGACCGGCGCGGTGCTGGTCGCACTCGGTCTGGCGACCGCCTTCCGGCGGCGGCCCGGCAGCCACTCCCCCCGGGTGGCATGGCTGCTCGCGGCGCCGGTCTTCGCGATCGTGCTGGTCGCCCCGCCCCCGCTCGGCTCGTACGCGGCCCGCCGCCACACCGGCGCTCCCCCACCCGCGACCGCCTACGCCGGGCCGCCGGCCGCCGACCTGACACTCGGCGAGTTCATCGGCCGCGCCCACGGCACCTCCCTGGCCGGCCGGCGGGTCCGGCTGACCGGCTTCGTCGTGACATCCGGACACGGCTGGCACCTGACCAGGATGCGGATCAACTGCTGCGCCGCCGACGCGCTCGCCCTGGAAGTGACCGTCAATGGCGCGCCCGCCCCGCCCGAGGACTCCTGGGTACGCGTCACCGGCACGTGGGTGCCGTGGAAAGACGGGATTCCCTCCGACTACGTGCCGCCTGCCATCGCCGCGACCGAAGTCGTCAGGATCGAACCACCCGCCGAACCGTACGAGGAGCCCACGTGA
- a CDS encoding TIGR03619 family F420-dependent LLM class oxidoreductase: MRMTFGTTYNTAHFGADPEGIVEFARHAEECGFESLYLPEHVVLYAGAKVGPFVLPPSLPYVDPLDCLSFVAAATRRILLGTAVLLLPYHHPVTLAKRLATVDVLSKGRMRLLTVGLGALPGEARAVGVDFATRGRRADEAIDVLRLLWGGGEDGVGFAGEFFAFDDLCSFPKPHGVARLPIHVGGSSRAAARRAGSRGDGYFPGGALDARERAAQWELARSAAVEAGRDPQALEYTRWGAIDMTEEDVERLAGQGVTRIVVSPAAAEPQARRDELSAFAERFGLRAAAAAVTG; encoded by the coding sequence ATGAGGATGACGTTCGGGACGACCTACAACACGGCCCACTTCGGCGCCGACCCCGAGGGGATCGTGGAGTTCGCCCGGCATGCCGAGGAGTGCGGCTTCGAGTCGCTGTACCTGCCCGAGCACGTGGTCCTGTATGCGGGTGCCAAGGTCGGGCCCTTCGTGCTCCCGCCCTCGCTGCCGTACGTGGATCCGCTCGACTGCCTGAGCTTCGTCGCCGCGGCCACCCGGCGGATCCTGCTCGGGACGGCGGTGCTGCTGCTGCCGTACCACCATCCGGTGACCCTCGCCAAGCGCCTGGCCACCGTCGACGTTCTGTCCAAGGGGCGGATGCGGCTGCTGACCGTGGGGCTGGGCGCCCTGCCGGGGGAGGCCCGGGCGGTGGGGGTGGATTTCGCCACGCGGGGGCGGCGCGCCGACGAGGCGATCGACGTGCTGCGGCTGCTGTGGGGCGGCGGCGAGGACGGCGTGGGCTTCGCGGGGGAGTTCTTCGCCTTCGACGACCTGTGCAGCTTCCCCAAGCCGCACGGGGTCGCCCGGTTGCCGATCCATGTCGGCGGATCGAGCCGGGCGGCGGCGCGCCGTGCCGGGAGCCGCGGCGACGGCTACTTTCCCGGCGGGGCGCTGGACGCCAGGGAACGGGCCGCGCAGTGGGAGCTCGCCCGGTCGGCCGCCGTCGAGGCCGGGCGGGATCCGCAGGCGCTGGAGTACACGCGGTGGGGGGCGATCGACATGACCGAGGAGGATGTCGAGAGGCTGGCGGGGCAGGGCGTGACCCGGATCGTGGTGAGTCCTGCCGCCGCGGAGCCGCAGGCGCGACGTGATGAGCTGTCGGCGTTCGCCGAACGATTCGGCCTACGCGCCGCCGCCGCGGCCGTCACCGGGTGA
- a CDS encoding rhamnogalacturonan lyase, translating into MRLRKAGAAVVLALAAATATTAAPAHAAPPTKQMEDLDRGLISVRSGSGNLVSWRLLGTDPDGVSFNLYRGSTRVATGLTTSTNYLDNGAAAEASYTVRAVVGGVEQAASPASLRFTGGSYLDVPIQPPSGGTTPDGVAYTYSANDASVGDLDGDGEYEFVLKWDPSNAKDNSQSGYTGNVYVDAYRLNGTRLWRIDLGRNIRAGAHYTQFQVYDYDGDGRAEVAMKTADGTRDGAGTVIGSSSADHRNSSGYILAGPEYLTMFNGLTGAAMSTVGYDPPRGTVSSWGDNYGNRVDRFLAGTAYLDGERPSLIMARGYYTRSVIAAWDFRNGTLTKRWTFDSNSAGSQWAGQGSHSLSVGDIDADGRDEIVYGAMAVNDNGTGMWTTRTGHGDAQHLGDFDPARAGLEYFKVSESTSQPGSLYIDPRNGQILWSTPTGSDNGRGVAGDISTVRVASEFWSAADANLRSVTGNTAGRKPSSINFLAWWDGDPVRELLDQTRIDKYGTSADTRLLTASGVHSNNGTKATPSLSGDLFGDWREEVVWPTSDNRALRVYATPTPTDRRIYTLMHDPLYRVSIAWQNTAYNQPPHTSFFIGDRMPTPPRPNIYVR; encoded by the coding sequence ATGCGCTTAAGAAAGGCCGGCGCGGCCGTCGTGCTCGCCCTCGCAGCGGCGACCGCCACGACCGCAGCCCCCGCTCATGCGGCCCCGCCCACCAAGCAGATGGAGGACCTCGACCGCGGGCTGATCAGCGTGCGGTCGGGCTCAGGCAACCTCGTCTCCTGGCGGCTGCTCGGCACCGACCCCGACGGCGTCTCGTTCAACCTGTACCGCGGCTCCACCAGGGTCGCCACCGGACTCACCACGTCCACCAACTACCTCGACAACGGCGCCGCGGCCGAGGCCTCGTACACGGTCCGGGCGGTGGTCGGCGGCGTCGAGCAGGCCGCCTCACCCGCCTCGCTCCGCTTCACCGGCGGCTCCTACCTCGACGTGCCGATCCAGCCGCCCTCGGGCGGCACGACGCCGGACGGGGTCGCGTACACCTACAGCGCCAACGACGCCAGTGTGGGCGACCTCGACGGCGACGGGGAGTATGAGTTCGTCCTGAAATGGGACCCCTCCAACGCCAAGGACAACTCCCAGTCCGGCTACACCGGCAACGTGTACGTCGACGCCTACCGGCTCAACGGCACCCGCCTGTGGCGCATCGACCTGGGCCGCAACATCCGCGCCGGCGCGCACTACACCCAGTTCCAGGTGTACGACTACGACGGCGACGGCCGGGCGGAGGTCGCGATGAAGACCGCCGACGGCACCAGGGACGGCGCCGGCACGGTCATCGGCAGTTCGAGCGCCGATCACCGCAACTCCAGCGGCTATATCCTGGCCGGCCCTGAGTACCTGACCATGTTCAACGGCCTGACCGGCGCCGCGATGTCCACGGTCGGCTACGACCCGCCGCGCGGCACGGTCTCCTCCTGGGGCGACAACTACGGCAACCGGGTGGACCGCTTCCTGGCCGGCACGGCGTACCTGGACGGCGAGCGCCCATCGCTGATCATGGCCCGCGGCTACTACACCCGCTCGGTGATCGCCGCCTGGGACTTCCGCAACGGCACGCTGACCAAGCGGTGGACCTTCGACAGCAACTCCGCCGGCTCGCAGTGGGCCGGCCAGGGCAGCCACAGCCTGTCCGTCGGCGACATCGACGCCGACGGCCGCGACGAGATCGTGTACGGGGCCATGGCCGTGAACGACAACGGCACCGGCATGTGGACCACGCGTACCGGCCACGGCGACGCCCAGCATCTGGGCGACTTCGACCCGGCCCGGGCCGGGCTGGAGTACTTCAAGGTCAGCGAGTCCACCTCTCAGCCCGGCTCCCTCTACATCGACCCGCGCAACGGCCAGATCCTGTGGTCCACCCCGACCGGCAGCGACAACGGCCGCGGCGTGGCGGGCGACATCTCGACCGTCAGGGTCGCGAGCGAGTTCTGGTCGGCCGCGGACGCGAACCTGCGCAGCGTCACCGGCAATACCGCCGGCCGCAAGCCCTCCTCCATCAACTTCCTCGCCTGGTGGGACGGCGACCCCGTCCGGGAACTGCTCGACCAGACCAGGATCGACAAGTACGGCACCAGCGCCGACACCCGCCTGCTGACCGCGTCGGGCGTGCACTCCAACAACGGCACCAAGGCCACGCCGTCGCTGTCGGGAGACCTGTTCGGCGACTGGCGCGAGGAGGTCGTCTGGCCCACCAGCGACAACCGCGCGCTGCGCGTCTACGCCACGCCCACGCCGACCGACCGCCGCATCTACACCCTGATGCACGACCCCCTCTACCGGGTCTCCATCGCCTGGCAGAACACCGCCTACAACCAGCCGCCGCACACGAGCTTCTTCATCGGCGACCGCATGCCCACACCACCCAGGCCAAACATTTACGTGAGGTGA
- a CDS encoding TIGR03943 family putative permease subunit translates to MNRSSQSSLLLLLGGALLWISVFSADFANYVKPGFRPLLIVAGAVLAVLGVAVPAAERRRRRRTAIAPAVLEEELHLARLLGREPVISSSPAAHAEHREQIRVAWLLALPVAVIFLIAPPALGSYAVQRAEHAPAPPPPSVVDAKLPPLKTGRVNDVTISEFAGRAWSAPASLKGKNVRLTGFAVPSAGGWHLARLRIACCAADAQTMKVTVKGAPAPAADTWVRVTGAWIPAARTAVPALAATQVEPVDAPDAPYE, encoded by the coding sequence GTGAACCGCTCCTCCCAGAGTTCGCTCCTGCTCCTGCTCGGCGGGGCACTGCTGTGGATCTCCGTCTTCTCGGCCGACTTCGCCAACTACGTCAAGCCGGGCTTCCGGCCACTGTTGATCGTCGCCGGCGCCGTGCTCGCCGTCCTCGGCGTGGCGGTCCCGGCCGCGGAACGGCGGCGCCGACGCCGGACGGCGATCGCCCCGGCCGTGCTCGAGGAAGAGCTGCACCTGGCACGGCTGCTCGGCCGCGAGCCTGTGATCTCCAGCTCGCCGGCGGCCCACGCGGAACACCGCGAACAGATCCGGGTGGCATGGCTGCTGGCCCTCCCCGTGGCCGTGATCTTCCTGATCGCACCACCCGCGCTCGGCTCGTACGCCGTCCAGCGGGCCGAGCACGCCCCCGCCCCTCCCCCGCCGTCCGTCGTGGACGCGAAACTGCCACCGCTGAAAACCGGCCGGGTCAACGACGTGACCATCAGCGAGTTCGCCGGCCGCGCCTGGTCCGCGCCTGCCTCACTGAAGGGCAAGAACGTGCGGCTGACCGGCTTCGCCGTGCCATCGGCCGGCGGATGGCACCTCGCCCGCCTGCGCATCGCCTGCTGCGCCGCCGACGCCCAGACGATGAAGGTCACCGTCAAAGGCGCGCCCGCACCCGCGGCCGACACCTGGGTACGCGTCACGGGGGCCTGGATCCCCGCCGCCCGGACGGCCGTGCCTGCACTGGCCGCCACCCAGGTGGAGCCGGTCGACGCCCCGGACGCACCGTATGAGTAA